The DNA window ACCTCTAAAAATGGATACCTTGCCTTTAAGCCTAAAATATCTCTTTCCATAATATCATAAGTATAATCAATATCTGTGAAAACCACATCTATGCCATAGGGTACCGTAATGGTCTGCCCTATTCTTAAATTTAAGGGATCTGCTCCAGGATTGGCAGTCATAATCCCATGTATGGTGGAATAATATCGCTGTGCAATATTATAAATAGTATCTCCCTGTTTAATTGTATAAGTACCATAACCTCTTAAAAAATTTTCAAACAGGTTCCAGGTCGTTGGCCCTACAACTCCATCGGCAGTAATATTAAATCCTCTTTGAAATTCCATGACCGCACGTTGTGTCTGCAATCCGTATATGCCGTCAACTGAACCGGCATTGTACCCCATTCTGTTAAGCAAACTCTGTACGAGCTTAACAGCCCAACCTCTAGACCCTAATGATAATACTTCCATAATTCCATCCTTAACTTTAATCATATATCTATTATATTGATGAAAATAAAAAGTTGTTCCATAGAACAACTTTTTATTAGGCCAAAATGTATTTTTTAGAGACTTTCAATACCTACAACTTCATATCCTGCGTCAGCCACTGCGGCTTTAAATTTTTCATCATCTACATTATCAAACTCAACTACGGCGTTTTTGCCTTCTAAGTCCACTTTTACATCCGTTACGCCGCTAATTTCACTCAAAGCATTTTTTACATGATTAACGCAGTGCATGCAGGACATTCCTTCTACTAATAATTTCTTTTTCATATTATTATACCTCCTGAAAATATTTTATTTTAAGGGTTTGAACCCCTTCAACCTTAAAGCATTTAACAATACTGAAACTGAGCTGAAGCTCATGGCTGCCGCAGCAATCATGGGATTCATCAAAGGGCCTCCAAATAAGTGGAGCACTCCTGCTGCCACGGGTATGCCGGCAGAATTATATGCAAAGGCCCAGAACAGGTTTTGCTTTATATTGCGTATGGTGTTCTTGCTTAACTGTATGGCGGTGGGCACATCCATAAGATCGCTTCTCATCAGGACTATATCGGCAGATTCCATGGCTACATCGGTGCCAGAGCCTATGGCTATGCCTATATCTGCCTGTGCCAGAGCAGGGGCATCGTTGATACCGTCACCAACCATGGCAACTTTTTTACCTTCTGACTGAAGCTTTTTAACTTCATTTGCCTTATCCTGAGGAAGAACTTCTGCAAGAACTCTGTCTATTCCTACCTGCTTTGCAATAGCTTCTGCAGTTCTTCTGTTGTCTCCTGTTATCATAGCAACCTCAATGCCCATTGAATGCAGCTTTTCAATGGCTTTTTTACTGCTCTCCTTCATAACATCGGCTACAGCCACAATACCTGCCAATTTTTCATGCCTTGATACATACATGGGGGTTTTCCCTTCTTCTGCAAGCTTGTCTGAAGTCCCTTCCATTTCCGTTATATCTATATTTCTTTCAATCATCAATTTCTTGTTTCCCAAAAGTACTGTGCTTCCTTCGATTACAACCTCTATTCCATGTCCCGGGATGGCTTTAAAGCTCTCAACCTTTAAAAATTCAAGGCCTTTTTCTTCTGCCCCTTTTACAATGGCTTCGCCTAAAGGATGCTCAGAACCTCTCTCAGCTGAAGCAGCAAGGGCTAAAAGCCTTTCTTCATTTATGCCTCCTGCTGTTATTATATCCGTTACCTTTGGTTTTCCTTCAGTTATTGTACCTGTCTTGTCAAAGACTATGGTCTTTATTTTATGAGCGGTTTCCAAGGCTTCTCCGCCCTTTATCAAAACACCGTATTCTGCTCCTTTTCCTGTGCCTACCATTATCGCCGTCGGTGTAGCAAGGCCAAGGGCACAGGGGCAAGCTATAACCAGTATGGAAATAAATATTGTAAGTGCGAATACTTCTGATTCTCCGGATATATACCATGCCAGGCCTGCAATTATGGCTATGCTCATAACAATGGGAACAAAATAACCCGAAATGATATCTGCCATCTTAGCTATGGGGGCTTTGGAACCCTGGGCATCCTCAACCAGCTTTATTATCTGGGATAAAGCCGT is part of the Oxobacter pfennigii genome and encodes:
- a CDS encoding heavy-metal-associated domain-containing protein, with the translated sequence MKKKLLVEGMSCMHCVNHVKNALSEISGVTDVKVDLEGKNAVVEFDNVDDEKFKAAVADAGYEVVGIESL
- a CDS encoding heavy metal translocating P-type ATPase is translated as MKIQYLDITGMTCAACAKAVERASKKLEGVNDASVNIATEKLAVEYDENKVDLTDIIKAIEKAGYGALEKKDTKSVTIPIGGMTCAACAKAVERAAGKVEGVISASVNFATERLTVEYDPGKTRISEIKAAVKKAGYEPLEIETGQAVDQDRERKEKEIKTLLIKFIISAVFTVPLLVIAMGHMLGLHLPGILDPMESPRSFAVIQLVLTVPILAAGNRFYRVGFKSLIKRSPNMDSLIALGTSAAVIYGIYSIVQIFNGNIDYAYELYFESAGVIVTLILLGKYLESVTKGKTSEAIKKLMGLAPKTATVIQDDKEIEIPIDEVEAGDIIVVKPGEKIPVDGEVIEGLTSVDESMLTGESIPIEKKQGDKVIGASINKNGSIRFKATKVGKDTALSQIIKLVEDAQGSKAPIAKMADIISGYFVPIVMSIAIIAGLAWYISGESEVFALTIFISILVIACPCALGLATPTAIMVGTGKGAEYGVLIKGGEALETAHKIKTIVFDKTGTITEGKPKVTDIITAGGINEERLLALAASAERGSEHPLGEAIVKGAEEKGLEFLKVESFKAIPGHGIEVVIEGSTVLLGNKKLMIERNIDITEMEGTSDKLAEEGKTPMYVSRHEKLAGIVAVADVMKESSKKAIEKLHSMGIEVAMITGDNRRTAEAIAKQVGIDRVLAEVLPQDKANEVKKLQSEGKKVAMVGDGINDAPALAQADIGIAIGSGTDVAMESADIVLMRSDLMDVPTAIQLSKNTIRNIKQNLFWAFAYNSAGIPVAAGVLHLFGGPLMNPMIAAAAMSFSSVSVLLNALRLKGFKPLK